The genomic segment TCGGCGGGTTTTGCTTGCTTTGCGGCCATTCTGTGGCAGCTTGGTTAACAGAAATTTACCACGATCCGCCGCCAAGACGGACGACCGAGCAGACCCACCCGATCCCGCCGCCCCCGCCCCCCCCCGGGCGCGGTCGCGCGCGATCCCCAAGGCAGGCCATGGCGACCTATACCGACCCGATCTATCTCACCGGCGACATGCTGGCGAAGCTCTCCGGGCAGCCCACGAATCTGGGCAACCCGGGCGACGCGAATTTCGGGATCGTGCTGCCCAATGCCCAGGCGCTCTCGGGCTCCGACACGCTCTATCGCCTCGTCTGGACCGGCAACAAGAACGCCTCCGCGACCGAATTCTCGAACGGCCAGTTCTGGAAACTCGAGGTCTATACCCCCGGCATCGACAAGGACGGCGACCCGACGACCGGCAACAGCGGCTGGAGCGCCTCGCCCGGTTTTGGCAACCTCACCCCGAAGAACGACCTCGTCGCGGGCCTCGGCGCGGGCGATGATTACATCGTCTTCGAAGGGCACGGCCAGTTTCTGCTGCTCGATCTCTCCGGCAATCTGCCGACCCAGCCGACCACGCTGACCTATTACGCCACCGACGAGCAGGGCGATACGACGGTCGGCGACAATGACGGCCAGCTCGATTTCTCCGACGCCTATACCGCGCTCGACCCGATCTGCTTTTGCGCGGGCACCTTGATCGAAACCGCAACCGGCCCGCGCGCGATCGAGACGCTGCGCCCGGGCGACCGGGTGCGCACACTCGATCACGGGCTGCAACCGCTGCGCTGGATCGGCCGGCGCGATCTCGACGCGACCGCGCTCGCCGCCGCGCCCCATCTCGCGCCGGTCAGGATCCGCGCCGAGGCACTCGGCCGCGGCCTGCCACGCCACGATCTCCTCGTCTCGCCCCAACATCGGATCTTGCTGCGCTCCGCCATCGCCGAGCGGATGAGCGGCGCGCGCGAGGTGCTGATCGGCGCCAAACATCTCGTCGGCTATCCGGGCATCACCCAGATGCCGCCCGGCGCGGGGCCGGTGAGCTACCTGCACCTGCTCTTCGACCGCCATGAGGTGGTCTTCGCCAATGGCGCCGAGGCGGAATCGCTCTACACTGGCGCGCAGGCGCTGCGCAGCCTGACCCGCGCCGCGCGCGCCGAGATCTTCGAGCTCTTCCCCGAACTGCGCCGCCCCGAGGCCGCCCCCGAAACCGCCCGCCCGCTGGCCAATGGCCGGATTGGCCGGAAGCTCAGCCTGCGCCACGCCAAGAACCACAAACCCCTGGTGATGGCAGGCTGACCGCCGCCCCCGCCCGGCCGCGCGCCCCGGCCCGAGCGCGCTTGCGTATTTGGACCAAGAAGAAACCAGGGGCGGCACTCCCCCCTTCTTCTTGGAAAAAATACGCAAATTCCGACCCTTCAGCGGGCGCGCCGCCAGAC from the Rhodobacter xanthinilyticus genome contains:
- a CDS encoding Hint domain-containing protein, translated to MATYTDPIYLTGDMLAKLSGQPTNLGNPGDANFGIVLPNAQALSGSDTLYRLVWTGNKNASATEFSNGQFWKLEVYTPGIDKDGDPTTGNSGWSASPGFGNLTPKNDLVAGLGAGDDYIVFEGHGQFLLLDLSGNLPTQPTTLTYYATDEQGDTTVGDNDGQLDFSDAYTALDPICFCAGTLIETATGPRAIETLRPGDRVRTLDHGLQPLRWIGRRDLDATALAAAPHLAPVRIRAEALGRGLPRHDLLVSPQHRILLRSAIAERMSGAREVLIGAKHLVGYPGITQMPPGAGPVSYLHLLFDRHEVVFANGAEAESLYTGAQALRSLTRAARAEIFELFPELRRPEAAPETARPLANGRIGRKLSLRHAKNHKPLVMAG